The Pseudanabaena yagii GIHE-NHR1 genome segment ATTAGTACACTTCAATAGTTCGCTGATATCACTCTTGAGCTTGAGATCTTCAACTTCATCCAACGCTAATGGATTAGAAGCAAACTTTTTTACCACAATCCTTTTTATAAAAAGGCAATTTGAAACTGTTCTCTCAAAAGGATCTCGCAACATAGTAATAGAGGAAATTTCTTTATCTAGCAGACTAAACAGACCTGTTCCCCAATGACCTGCAAAGCATTTGAATTGACTAATTTCCTCTCTGCTCATTTGTAACAGTTGTGATAGCGAACAATTGAGTTGTGAGCCTTGAGGGTAGGAGCAAAGAATTAATTGACCTAAGGAAGAACCAGCAGTTTTGGGAATATGCAGAAAATAAATCGGAGGCAGCTTGTGTTTCATCATAAAAAGTCTAAAAACAATAGAATAGTAATTTCTATTCCCATTGTACTGGAATATGAAATAGGCATTTAGAACTTCGAGAAAAATTCAAACTAGGGTCTGCCAAACCTTTAACCTCAAAGCTGTAAAGTTGATCCCTGATCCCTTTTCTTCCTAAAATGTCATGGGTGTCATAGTCCACAACATATACTTCTAACTGATATTTTCCTGGGAGGAGAGGCAATTGATTAATTGTGCATCTAAATTCATTTTGTCCTGCTTTTATTTGATAATGCTGATCTCCATAAATCCCAGTCATATTTGCCATCAGAAAAAGTTCATCTTTTCTTAAAGCAAAACCAATAAGAATTGGGTATTTATCAAGTTGTGAATGACAAGTTAATTGAATTTGAACTTGACTACCTGGAAAAATTTCTTTCCCATCGGTGGCAACTACCTCCACTTGTTCAATTTTAACTGTACCAAATTTTTCTCCTGTTATTAAATCTTCATCTTTATTGGCTTGTTGGGATAGATTATTGTCTATTGACTGGGAATAACTCTGTTCTATCAATTCATTGTAAGTGTGAATTATCGTATCTGGTTCGCCTGTGTCATATACTTGTCCCTGATTCAAAAGAATGACACGGTGACAAAGTGATTTAATTTGAGGTATTTGATGAGAAACCAGTAGTATAGCTCCACCCTTTTCAACATAGTCTCTCAGATAAATTTGAAACTTCTGCTGAAAGCGAATATCTCCTCCCCCTAAAGCTTCATCTATGATAAAAATATCTGGATGCAGTTGCGTATAAATAGAAAATGCTAACCGCAAGCGCATCCCTGTACTGTATGTACCCACAGGTGCGTCAATAAAGCTTTCAATACCTGAATAATCAATAATATTATGAATATTTTTCTTAATTTGCTGTTCATTAACTCCATACATTGATAATTTGTTGTAGATGTTTTCTCTTCCTGTTTGCACAGCATTTAATCCAGATTGATTGTCTATCATTACCACTTGATTGGTATTCCATCTCACCTCACCCAAAGTAGGGCGCAAAATTCCCGTAATTAAGTTAATTAATGTACTTTTCCCTGCCCCATTATGTCCAACTAATCCCAGTACTTCCCCAGCTTTTAGTTGTAGATTGACATCGTAAAGAGACCAAAATTCCCCCTGGCGAAGATAATTTTCTCCTTCTGCTCTGCGACGAAACTCCCAAAAAATATCCTGAATTGTATAACGTAATGCTAACTTGGGATCACTGCAAAATCGTTTTGATAAATGATTTACTTCTAATAGTATTTTTGCCATGATTAAGCTAGAGATCTTTCAATTATATGAGGTAAACACAGGCGGCAAAACAACCAACTTCCTAACATCAATAATATTGTTAGAGGCATTAATAGAAATAAAGCCAAAGGATTAATTGAACCAACACCATAAGTTAAAAATCTTACAGCTTCAAATATGTAAGTTAAAGGATTACATATTTGCACGAAGTAAAGCCAAGTTCCTGGTTGGATGACGACAAAGACAGGAGTAACGAGAAATAGAACCCAAGGAAAAACCTGTATCACATTTTCTAAATCTTTAGTTAAAGAATTACAAGGAGCTAATAATAAACCCAAACCAGAACCTAATCCAATAATTAATATAATACCTAATAGCGCTAGAATAAATGTTATACTAGGAGTAATATTAAAAACTAACAAAATAGCTACTAACACTGGAAATCGCATCAAAAAGCTAAAAGTAGACTCTGCTAAACCAGCTATCATTATCCCTTCTATAGGGATTTTTTGTCGGGCTAATAAGTGAATGTATCGCGTAAGAGAACTACACTGAATATTCAATGCTTCCAGAAAGGTCTGTGCCATAACTACTCCAAAGACACCATAAACTTGAGGTGGAACTTGCCCACCAATTAAAATCGGAATGCGATCTCGCTGTCCCAATGTCAGTAATATAGCGACTAAAGCTGAAGGCACAAAAGCCCAAAATAAGCCAAGAGATGAATAACGATAACGTTGGGCTATATTTTGTAAAAACAGACGCTTGGCAAAGCCAGATGAGGCTTGCAAATCCAGCCATGCACCTGCCAGAAATGTTCTAACTGAAAATAACTGACTTCTAGCGCTATTAATCTTGACAGGGT includes the following:
- a CDS encoding ABC transporter ATP-binding protein, encoding MAKILLEVNHLSKRFCSDPKLALRYTIQDIFWEFRRRAEGENYLRQGEFWSLYDVNLQLKAGEVLGLVGHNGAGKSTLINLITGILRPTLGEVRWNTNQVVMIDNQSGLNAVQTGRENIYNKLSMYGVNEQQIKKNIHNIIDYSGIESFIDAPVGTYSTGMRLRLAFSIYTQLHPDIFIIDEALGGGDIRFQQKFQIYLRDYVEKGGAILLVSHQIPQIKSLCHRVILLNQGQVYDTGEPDTIIHTYNELIEQSYSQSIDNNLSQQANKDEDLITGEKFGTVKIEQVEVVATDGKEIFPGSQVQIQLTCHSQLDKYPILIGFALRKDELFLMANMTGIYGDQHYQIKAGQNEFRCTINQLPLLPGKYQLEVYVVDYDTHDILGRKGIRDQLYSFEVKGLADPSLNFSRSSKCLFHIPVQWE
- a CDS encoding ABC transporter permease produces the protein MNLLYPQSQQSSSDLSYPVKINSARSQLFSVRTFLAGAWLDLQASSGFAKRLFLQNIAQRYRYSSLGLFWAFVPSALVAILLTLGQRDRIPILIGGQVPPQVYGVFGVVMAQTFLEALNIQCSSLTRYIHLLARQKIPIEGIMIAGLAESTFSFLMRFPVLVAILLVFNITPSITFILALLGIILIIGLGSGLGLLLAPCNSLTKDLENVIQVFPWVLFLVTPVFVVIQPGTWLYFVQICNPLTYIFEAVRFLTYGVGSINPLALFLLMPLTILLMLGSWLFCRLCLPHIIERSLA